The Triticum dicoccoides isolate Atlit2015 ecotype Zavitan chromosome 6A, WEW_v2.0, whole genome shotgun sequence genome has a window encoding:
- the LOC119316658 gene encoding uncharacterized protein LOC119316658 isoform X2 — protein sequence MALASPGGPTGGTSSVISPPASDALRAEVAKVVPVSTAKRSKAVVASTAMQEQVSSRPKGAKGNLPALQRAQLLQAQKNLETEAMGTAGQTTGL from the exons ATGGCGCTGGCCTCTCCTGGGGGTCCGACTGGTGGCACCTCGTCGGTCATCTCCCCTCCAGCTTCTGACGCGCTCCGCGCGGAGGTGGCCAAGGTGGTGCCCGTTTCAACGGCCAAGCGCTCCAAGGCGGTGGTGGCGTCCACGGCGATGCAGGAGCAGGTGAGCTCCCGCCCGAAGGGCGCCAAGGGCAACCTTCCAGCCCTCCAACGCGCCCAACTCCTGCAGGCCCAGAAGAACCTGGAAACCGAAG CAATGGGCACCGCTGGGCAGACAACAGGACTCTGA